One Lutzomyia longipalpis isolate SR_M1_2022 chromosome 4, ASM2433408v1 DNA segment encodes these proteins:
- the LOC129794885 gene encoding nose resistant to fluoxetine protein 6: MILRIFLPTVLWLIVIVRAEVTDENFSLHTTQHLAEIGDNATVHDHAPEKRLRDLLDLFNIATVSIAWPRIAHEVHTPNCSSHMMEYFRGLAAGKLWALKMDDASGHYTAGFFFGNNYWMGSINLCSAIATDDAEKVMQFGEGKGGLASSLNYKHDVRKIRSDRSPFVPGFFILKLLFNGHNLTHTPRTLFIGLCLPSSCSEGDVLAIAKGINEDRSDSQQTTILDVRSPTKKRYEFTSDPTFYILLVSVICVSCLLVVGTIYDLILTHELKKRAEMKEKSKELATDLNSGGLGCITYDLTSAMPTKEKIDKTRGLNNNNSDENLAVESLEHQEENLSVFAEMLLSFSVVTNFKAICDSSVGSDTIPSIHGLRAVSMAWVILGHTCIIVFKYSDNMDLRKTVEKEFWFQTISNGAFSVDTFFFISGFLVAYIYFRTNAKGKLEKLSKGVSEVTAGVLHFLGLVAYRFMRLTAPYLFVLGCVELLMKYFEQYSVFEPPTMDHANCPKYWWRNVLYINTLFPVGEMCMLWSWYLANDTQFYIIGAVILILAVRHLRVAAAVVAGIMVSSWGITGLIAYSNNHIPNADDPLALFDMIYDKPWTRIGPYMIGMSVGWILFRTNCQIRMSRLTVILGWMMSSATGLYLIYGLYGQELNKLGGAAYSSLSHSAWALSLAWIIIACSTGYGGYVNTFLSAPCIYPFSRATYCAYLVHPIVIRIMALNSTAPLHLGTDSMMIYFFGQLVCSYLLAFIVSLAFEAPVVTMLKIMSPSRKKRI, encoded by the exons ATGATTCTCAGAATCTTCCTTCCCACAGTGTTGTGGCTTATTGTGATAGTGCGTGCTGAGGTGACCGATGAGAATTTTTCCCTCCACACAACGCAACATCTTGCAGAAATTGGTGACAATGCAACCGTCCATGATCATGCCCCGGAAAAGCGTCTTCGTGATCTACTTGATCTCTTCAACATTGCTACCGTATCAATTGCATGGCCAAGGATTGCTCATGAAGTTCACACACCCAATTGCTCCAGTCACATGATGGAGTACTTTCGTGGATTAGCAGCTGGAAAACTCTGGGCACTCAAGA TGGATGATGCAAGTGGTCACTACACGGCTGGCTTCTTCTTCGGCAATAACTACTGGATGGGATCAATAAATCTCTGTTCGGCCATTGCGACTGATGATGCTGAAAAAGTAATGCAATTTg GTGAAGGAAAAGGTGGTCTTGCATCTTCCCTAAATTACAAGCATGATGTTAGAAAAATACGAAGTGATCGAAGTCCATTTGTTCCGGGTTTCTTTATCCTCAAACTCCTCTTCAATGGACACAATTTAACACATACG CCACGCACGTTGTTTATTGGTCTCTGTCTACCATCATCGTGCTCAGAAGGAGATGTCCTTGCAATTGCCAAGGGCATCAATGAAGATCGAAGTGATTCACAACAGACCACAATTCTCGATGTGAGATCACCAACAAAGAAACGCTATGAATTTACATCTGATCCCACATTCTACATCCTtct GGTTTCAGTGATTTGTGTGTCATGTTTATTGGTTGTGGGAACAATCTATGATCTTATCCTCACGCACGAGCTGAAGAAGCGTGCagagatgaaggaaaaatcaaaggAATTAGCAACTGATTTAAATTCTGGTGGTCTTGGATGCATCACATACGATCTAACCAGTGCAATGCCCACcaaggagaaaattgataaaacccGTGGACTCAACAATAACAATTCCGATGAGAATTTGGCAGTGGAATCACTGGAgcatcaagaagaaaatttga GTGTCTTCGCCGAAATGCTCCTCTCCTTCTCAGTTGTGACAAATTTCAAAGCAATTTGCGATAGTAGCGTTGGAAGTGACACAATCCCCTCAATCCACGGGCTACGTGCTGTCTCAATGGCCTGGGTTATTCTTGGGCACACCTGCATAATTGTCTTCAAGTACTCCGACAATATGGACCTGAGGAAGACGGTGGAGAAGGAATTTTGGTTTCAAACAATCTCAAATGGGGCATTTAGCGTTGATACATTCTTCTTCATTAGTGGCTTCCTCGTTGCCTACATCTACTTCCGCACAAATGCCAAAGGGAAGCTGGAGAAGCTCTCAAAGGGTGTGAGTGAGGTCACAGCAGGAGTCCTACACTTCCTTGGACTCGTTGCGTATCGTTTTATGCGACTAACAGCTCCATATCTCTTTGTACTGGGATGCGTTGAGTTGCTAATGAAGTACTTTGAGCAGTATTCTGTCTTTGAGCCACCCACAATGGATCATGCCAATTGCCCCAAATACTGGTGGCGCAATGTCTTGTACATCAATACGCTCTTTCCCGTTGGAGAGATG TGTATGCTGTGGAGTTGGTACTTGGCAAATGACACACAATTCTACATAATTGGCGCTGTTATCCTCATCCTTGCTGTGCGTCATCTAAGGGTTGCTGCAGCCGTTGTGGCTGGTATTATGGTGTCCTCGTGGGGCATCACGGGGCTCATTGCGTACTCAAATAACCACATCCCCAATGCCGATGACCCCCTGGCGCTCTTTGACATGATCTACGATAAACCATGGACACGTATTGGACCCTATATGATTGGTATGAGTGTGGGGTGGATCCTCTTCCGGACAAATTGCCAAATACGGATGAGTCGGCTGACGGTGATCCTTGGGTGGATGATGTCCAGCGCTACGGGGCTGTACCTCATCTACGGGCTGTACGGGCAGGAGCTCAATAAGCTCGGTGGGGCAGCATACAGTAGCCTGAGTCACTCAGCGTGGGCATTGAGCCTCGCGTGGATCATCATTGCATGCTCAACGGgctatgggggctatgtgaataCCTTCCTGTCGGCACCGTGTATCTATCCCTTCTCACGGGCCACCTATTGCGCCTACCTCGTTCATCCCATCGTCATCCGCATCATGGCGCTCAATTCCACGGCACCGCTGCATCTTGGAACGGATTCCATG ATGATTTATTTCTTCGGTCAGCTTGTCTGCTCCTACCTGCTGGCCTTCATTGTCTCCCTAGCTTTTGAAGCTCCTGTCGTGACGATGCTCAAAATTATGTCACCCAGCAGGAAAAAGCGAATATAG
- the LOC129794878 gene encoding WD repeat-containing protein 35 — translation MFVYLSKKIAIPNNTRLNCISWNRDQGYVAVGGDDGLLKVLKLEAATQGGQARGGLAAPSNLSMNQTLDGHKASVQVVTWNETQQKLTTSDRDGVIMVWMLYKGSWYEEMTNDRKKSTVKGMSWTRDGQKICIVYEDGAIIVGSVDGNRIWGKELKGTPLTGVQWSPDGRLLLFSVRSGELHLYDNQGAFVMRLSVQCVNLGPSRAVSIAACVWFTGPAPTNRPVLAILYENGKMQLMRNENDDLPIIVDTQMQAISCQWNHDGSILAVCGMKTSMADKESNQAMFYSAYGVHLRTLKVPGREVTSLSWEGRSLRIAFGVDSFIYFANIRPDYMWCSFGRTVAFLQADSGRDGAVFTFWDTASNQCFSKTVDVPLCVAASADHCVIAVEAPRLASRDANVSVETNFGDHPMFQLLVCNSMSTTVDSRYIDLWPHFVGMNSTHVVVASKEQFLLWPYRTPKGVSALPAAKSKRERRFHVDDTPSGVAEVLNDLDRSGFEVPSASGGTTDPICCVAASEKVLLVARESGTVQEYTIPHVALLHRHTVPGRAYKIAVNSNSSRAAVIDATGVLTTLPLGGRDAPGGQVERKDVWAMCWARDNPQLLAIMEKTRMYVLRGADPEEPISCSGYICNFQDLEITGVLLDDIVSGSAVPNNAEHILQLRVKSLRDTEELLNHVGIAEAKQFIEDNPHPRLWRLLAEACLRKMDLETAEAAFVRCTNYPGLQLIKRLRTIQHESLRKAEVVAFFGDFDEAEKLYIDADRRDLAITLRQTLCDWFRTVQLYRMGPGISDQQMEQAWREIGHHFAHLRSWESAREYYEKAHYIEGLMEALYQLELYDELESCVTRLPEGSPLLARLGNMLSSVGMCDAAVGAFLRLGDVKSAVNCCVALRQWGAAVELAQKYRMPQIGALLAKHAAQLLQDGRLPEAVELQRKAGRFLDAARLLVRLAEDEVTRKADRLLIKKLYVLAGLLTEDHVSVQCSLTGNSRSTVMTHLAPEDALLIERIWQFAEGYHFLLLAQRQLKSGLMHSAVLTSLRLREYENVLDPEEIYGLLALASCADRSFGTASRAFIKLEALESLPEPRRAEYEELAVAIFSRHEPKDTQPDRASCFTCEALVPDASASCPHCGTRFPACVASGRALVNPTDAWLCSVCHHLASPAEIATRRSCPLCHGLIGATSSGARDSTDL, via the exons ATGTTTGTGTACCTCAGCAAGAAG ATCGCCATCCCGAACAACACGAGACTCAATTGCATTTCGTGGAATCGAGATCAGGGATATGTGGCTGTTGGTGGTGATGATGGGCTACTCAAGGTGCTCAAACTCGAGGCAGCTACCCAAGGAGGGCAGGCACGTGGTGGCCTGGCAGCTCCCAGCAATCTGTCCATGAATCAAACACTCGATGGTCACAAGGCGAGCGTCCAGGTGGTTACGTGGAATGAGACACAACAGAAGCTCACCACATCCGATCGTGATGGTGTCATCATGGTGTGGATGCTGTACAAAGGCTCGTGGTATGAGGAGATGACGAATGACAGGAAGAAATCCACCGTCAAAGGAATGTCCTGGACACGCGATGGCCAGAAGATTTGCATCGTCTACGAGGATGGTGCAATCATTGTGGGTTCTGTCGATGGGAATCGCATTTGGGGCAAAGAACTCAAGGGTACCCCACTCACGGGAGTTCAGTGGAGCCCCGATGGGCGCTTGTTGCTCTTCAGTGTTCGCTCCGGGGAGTTGCATCTCTACGACAATCAGGGTGCTTTTGTGATGCGTCTAAGTGTTCAATGTGTCAACCTCGGGCCATCGAGAGCCGTCTCCATTGCTGCATGTGTGTGGTTCACGGGACCAGCACCAACCAATCGTCCCGTTCTTGCCATTCTCTATGAAAATGGGAAGATGCAGCTGATGCGGAATGAGAATGATGATC TCCCAATAATCGTGGATACACAAATGCAGGCAATCTCCTGCCAATGGAATCACGATGGATCCATCCTGGCGGTTTGTGGGATGAAAACTTCAATGGCAGACAAGGAATCAAATCAAGCAATGTTCTACTCAGCCTATGGTGTG CACCTGCGCACACTGAAAGTTCCCGGGAGGGAAGTAACATCCTTGTCATGGGAAGGTCGTTCCCTGAGGATTGCTTTTGGCGTGGATTCCTTCATCTACTTCGCCAACATCCGCCCGGATTACATGTGGTGCTCCTTTGGGCGTACTGTTGCCTTCCTTCAGGCAGATTCAGGACGTGATGGGGCTGTATTCACCTTTTGGGACACTGCATCCAATCAATGCTTCAGCAAAACCGTCGATGTACCCCTTTGTGTGGCTGCATCGGCAGATCATTGTGTTATTGCCGTAGAGGCACCGAGGTTAGCTTCACGGGATGCCAATGTGTCCGTTGAGACGAATTTTGGGGATCATCCCATGTTTCAGTTGCTTGTTTGTAACTCCATGAGTACAACTGTTGATTCCAG ATACATTGATCTGTGGCCGCATTTTGTTGGTATGAACAGCACCCATGTTGTCGTTGCGTCCAAGGAGCAATTCCTCCTGTGGCCGTATCGTACCCCAAAAGGCGTGTCTGCCCTCCCAGCAGCAAAATCCAAGAGAGAACGTCGTTTCCATGTGGATGACACCCCATCGGGAGTTGCTGAGGTGCTCAATGATCTCGACCGGAGTGGCTTTGAAGTTCCATCTGCAAGTGGTGGCACAACGGATCCCATTTGCTGTGTTGCTGCCTCCGAGAAGGTCCTGCTAGTTGCTCGAGAGAGTGGCACTGTGCAGGAGTACACAATCCCCCATGTGGCGCTCCTTCATCGACACACCGTACCAGGGAGGGCGTACAAAATTGCCGTGAATAGCAATTCAAGTCGTGCAGCTGTTATCGATGCCACTGGGGTACTCACAACACTTCCTCTTGGTGGCCGGGATGCACCCGGTGGGCAGGTGGAACGTAAAGATGTGTGGGCTATGTGCTGGGCACGCGATAACCCCCAACTTCTGGCAATAATGGAAAAGACACGAATGTACGTGCTTCGTGGTGCTGATCCTGAGGAACCCATTTCCTGTTCTGGATACATTTGTAACTTCCAG GATCTCGAGATCACTGGAGTCCTCCTGGATGACATTGTGAGCGGCAGTGCTGTCCCAAATAATGCCGAGCATATCCTTCAGCTTCGCGTAAAGTCCCTCCGTGACACGGAGGAGCTTCTCAATCACGTTGGCATTGCGGAGGCAAAACAATTCATTGAGGATAATCCCCATCCAAGGTTGTGGCGTCTCCTAGCCGAAGCATGCCTCCGGAAGATGGATCTCGAGACAGCAGAAGCAGCCTTTGTGCGATGCACCAACTACCCAGGATTGCAGCTAATCAAACGACTGCGCACCATCCAGCACGAAAGCTTGCGCAAAGCGGAAGTTGTGGcattttttggggattttgaCGAAGCTGAGAAGCTCTACATTGATGCAGATCGCAGGGATTTGGCCATAACGCTGCGTCAGACGCTGTGCGATTGGTTCCGGACGGTTCAGCTGTACCGCATGGGCCCGGGAATATCGGATCAGCAAATGGAGCAGGCATGGCGGGAGATTGGTCACCATTTTGCCCATCTGCGATCGTGGGAAAGTGCCCGGGAGTACTATGAGAAGGCTCACTACATCGAAGGGTTAATGGAGGCTCTCTACCAGCTGGAACTGTACGATGAGCTGGAGTCGTGCGTGACACGTCTGCCCGAGGGATCACCGCTACTGGCACGCCTTGGCAATATGCTCTCCTCCGTGGGGATGTGCGATGCAGCTGTTGGAGCTTTTCTGCGTCTTGGCGATGTGAAATCTGCGGTGAATTGCTGCGTAGCCCTTCGGCAGTGGGGAGCAGCAGTTGAGCTGGCTCAGAAGTATCGAATGCCACAGATTGGTGCCCTCCTGGCAAAGCATGCGGCGCAATTGCTGCAAGATGGCCGACTTCCGGAAGCTGTTGAGTTGCAGCGAAAAGCCGGGAGGTTTCTGGATGCTGCTCGGTTGCTCGTGCGCCTAGCTGAGGATGAGGTGACAAGGAAAGCCGACAGGCTACTCATCAAGAAGCTCTACGTGCTTGCGGGGCTTCTCACAGAGGATCACGTCAGTGTCCAGTGTTCCCTGACTGGGAATAGTAGGTCAACAGTCATGACGCACTTAGCTCCGGAGGATGCTCTCCTCATTGAGAGGATCTGGCAATTTGCTGAAGG CTACCATTTCCTGCTACTGGCACAGAGACAACTTAAATCTGGGCTAATGCACAGTGCTGTCCTCACATCCCTGCGTCTGCGGGAGTATGAGAATGTTCTTGATCCGGAGGAGATCTACGGCCTCCTTGCACTTGCCAGCTGTGCTGATCGCTCCTTTGGCACAGCCTCGAGAGCTTTCATCAAGCTCGAAGCTCTGGAATCGCTGCCTGAGCCACGTCGGGCGGAATATGAAGAACTCGCCGTGGCAATCTTCTCAAGGCACGAACCGAAAGACACGCAACCCGACAGAGCGTCGTGCTTCACGTGTGAAGCCCTCGTACCGGATGCCAGTGCATCCTGCCCACACTGTGGCACACGTTTCCCAGCGTGTGTTGCCTCCGGGCGAGCACTGGTGAACCCTACAGATGCCTGGCTGTGTTCAGTGTGTCATCATCTTGCCAGTCCTGCTGAAATTGCCACACGACGCTCATGCCCTCTCTGCCACGGGCTGATCGGAGCCACTTCGTCAGGAGCCAGAGACAGTACGGATCTTTAG